From uncultured Roseateles sp., the proteins below share one genomic window:
- a CDS encoding type IV pilus secretin PilQ produces the protein MKNMQENSNMTHWRALALAMTMCLALPMAAMAQSAETPAAAGNAIQSISSTQQSGVEVIRIELSQPLAEVPRGFTIQTPPRIAIDLPGVNNAMGRASVDVNQGNLRSANVAQSGERTRVVLNLKQPSSYRAQLQGNALLVILETAAVPAAADAVHFAPSLNANPLSLKDIDFRRGQDGTGRVIVNLPNNQVGVDIKQQGQTLVVEFLRSNLPENLRRRLDVSDFGTPVQSITTTQTADRVRMVVEPRGDWEHSAYQSDNQFVLEVRPQKVDPNKLTQGPGYAGDKLSLNFQNIEVRALLQVIADFTNFNVVTSDTVTGNVTLRLKDVPWDQALDIILQAKGLGLRKSGNVLWIAPKDELAAKEKVDLESKAAIAQLEPVRTQSFQLNYTKAEEVAKGLSGQSASGGGGTASRILSTRGTVIFESRTNQLFVSDIPSKLEEIQAMIAKIDIPVRQVLIEARIVEADDKFGRSLGVKLGTTDLRGIQGGVPGVNVGGNNYVTAGNNYNAIGYQTKQPGATVPNFANSQLVNMPASGVEGGTPATFALSLFSASSNRFLNLELSALEADGKGKVISSPRVITADQVKALIEQGEEIPYQVATSSGATATTFRKASLKLEVTPQITPEGNVILDVDVTNDSKGASTNQGFTINTKHVKTQVLVENGGTVVIGGIYTQNEREDVTKVPWLGDMPVLGNLFKSRTRSNNKTELLVFITPKVVSERSATR, from the coding sequence ATGAAAAATATGCAGGAGAACTCCAATATGACCCACTGGCGCGCGCTTGCCCTGGCCATGACGATGTGTCTGGCCCTGCCAATGGCCGCGATGGCGCAGAGCGCGGAAACGCCGGCCGCAGCCGGCAATGCCATACAGTCCATCAGCAGCACCCAGCAGTCGGGTGTGGAGGTGATACGGATCGAGCTGAGCCAGCCGCTGGCCGAGGTGCCGCGGGGCTTCACCATCCAGACCCCGCCACGCATTGCCATCGACCTGCCAGGGGTCAACAATGCCATGGGCCGCGCCAGTGTCGATGTCAATCAGGGCAATCTGCGTTCGGCCAATGTGGCGCAGTCGGGCGAGCGCACGCGTGTGGTGCTGAATCTGAAGCAGCCGTCGAGCTATCGCGCACAACTGCAGGGCAATGCCCTGCTGGTGATACTGGAGACGGCGGCCGTGCCCGCGGCGGCCGATGCGGTGCACTTCGCGCCCAGCCTGAATGCGAATCCGCTGTCACTGAAGGACATCGACTTCCGCCGAGGCCAGGATGGCACCGGCCGCGTGATCGTCAACCTGCCCAACAACCAGGTCGGTGTGGACATCAAGCAGCAGGGCCAGACCCTGGTGGTCGAGTTCCTGCGCTCCAACCTGCCCGAAAACCTGCGTCGCCGTCTGGACGTCAGCGACTTCGGCACGCCGGTGCAGAGCATCACCACGACGCAGACGGCCGACCGGGTGCGCATGGTGGTCGAGCCGCGTGGTGACTGGGAGCACAGCGCCTACCAGAGCGACAACCAGTTCGTGCTCGAGGTGCGGCCGCAGAAGGTCGACCCGAACAAGCTGACCCAGGGCCCGGGCTATGCGGGCGACAAGCTGTCGCTGAACTTCCAGAACATCGAGGTGCGGGCGTTGCTGCAGGTGATTGCCGACTTCACCAATTTCAATGTGGTGACCAGCGATACCGTCACCGGCAACGTGACCCTGCGCCTGAAGGACGTTCCCTGGGACCAGGCGCTGGACATCATCCTGCAGGCCAAGGGCCTGGGCCTGCGCAAGTCCGGCAATGTGCTGTGGATCGCACCCAAGGATGAGTTGGCCGCCAAGGAGAAGGTGGACCTGGAGTCCAAGGCGGCGATTGCCCAGTTGGAGCCGGTGCGCACCCAATCCTTCCAGCTCAACTACACCAAGGCCGAGGAAGTGGCCAAGGGCTTGAGCGGGCAGTCCGCCTCGGGGGGGGGTGGCACGGCCAGCCGCATCCTATCGACGCGCGGCACGGTGATTTTCGAGTCCCGCACCAACCAGCTGTTCGTGTCCGACATCCCGTCCAAGCTGGAGGAGATCCAGGCGATGATCGCCAAGATCGACATCCCGGTGCGGCAGGTGCTGATCGAGGCGCGTATCGTCGAGGCCGATGACAAGTTCGGCCGCTCGCTGGGCGTCAAGCTGGGCACCACCGATCTGCGCGGCATCCAGGGCGGCGTGCCCGGTGTCAACGTCGGCGGCAACAACTACGTCACTGCCGGCAACAACTACAACGCCATCGGCTACCAGACCAAGCAGCCCGGCGCGACGGTGCCCAACTTCGCCAACTCGCAGCTGGTGAACATGCCGGCCAGTGGTGTCGAAGGCGGTACCCCGGCGACCTTTGCACTGTCGCTGTTCAGCGCCTCGTCCAACCGTTTCCTGAATCTGGAGCTGTCGGCCTTGGAGGCCGATGGCAAGGGCAAGGTGATCTCCAGCCCGCGCGTCATCACCGCCGACCAGGTCAAGGCCTTGATCGAGCAGGGCGAGGAAATTCCCTACCAGGTCGCCACCTCCAGCGGTGCCACGGCCACGACTTTCCGCAAGGCCAGTCTGAAGCTGGAAGTCACGCCGCAGATCACGCCCGAAGGCAATGTGATCCTGGACGTCGATGTGACCAACGACAGCAAGGGTGCCTCCACCAACCAGGGCTTCACGATCAACACCAAGCATGTGAAGACCCAGGTGCTGGTGGAAAACGGCGGCACCGTTGTGATCGGCGGCATCTACACACAGAACGAGCGTGAAGATGTCACCAAAGTGCCCTGGTTGGGCGACATGCCCGTGCTGGGCAATCTTTTCAAATCGCGCACGCGTTCCAATAACAAGACCGAGCTGCTGGTGTTCATCACGCCCAAGGTGGTGAGCGAGCGGTCGGCCACGCGCTGA
- a CDS encoding Ig-like domain-containing protein yields MSAFTGVTRFLAGAVILLGSLTLTACGGGGAAGDPILGGGPGTGTTIVTADLSLTIDKVTVPNTGAEEATVTITALDASRNVVGGAPVAVTVDNNAFVTPSGTTTATGTGQITAKVAIGSDKSNRAITLTARSGTITKTVSFEVVDSISGSKTSDLVVTLDKPNLTNSGTDSVNVSVTALDTSRKALGGVPVSFSVDASAVVTPEGGKTSTDATSGQIKAAVTIGALKTKRSITVTVNSGTVTRSISFDVVDAVVTIPRAADLTVVLSSNSIQDSGLEEVVVTATAVDASRNALAGIPVAFTVDQNAVLIASSASTNAQGQVTARVLIGSDRTNRRVTVTATSDTLVRTAAFQVSGAKLTGTADPTVMNVGDGGKVEYKLRDVNNNGLAQVPITITGPGSLITNAVTDDNGTYLFSYTAPAAAGSYDIKANSGGAPVNLQTILVSTGSIPAATGPVVSAALSLESNVVKVNTVGNANRIDVRALFLGNNNKAIKDVRVRFKVDPTNAVGGTFSIGAGTSYSDINGVATTAYIPGSRSSPTDGLRLRACYDLIDFPDFADDAPCPGTSKEISVKLTVVSEALSVTIGTNETIEVGPSNLTYIQKFVLLVVDSAGNAMPNVQITPSIDLLAYGKGFYTWNAAQSAWIPTVTARCLSEDVNRNGSVDAGEDINGNGSLDPRKSDAAISMVGSTKTDANGSAILKVEYPKSHASWVSFKISAAAFGVLSPPAVYSGLLPADAKAIKTETPPPAFVVSPYGIVGSCTDPN; encoded by the coding sequence ATGAGCGCATTCACTGGCGTGACCCGATTCCTGGCGGGGGCTGTGATATTGCTGGGCAGCCTGACCCTGACCGCCTGCGGCGGTGGCGGTGCGGCCGGCGATCCGATACTGGGGGGTGGCCCGGGGACCGGCACGACCATCGTGACCGCTGACCTGAGCCTTACCATAGACAAGGTCACCGTGCCGAACACAGGTGCCGAGGAGGCGACCGTGACCATCACGGCGCTGGATGCCTCCCGCAATGTGGTGGGTGGTGCGCCGGTGGCCGTGACCGTCGACAACAATGCCTTCGTCACGCCCTCGGGCACGACCACAGCGACCGGCACCGGCCAGATCACCGCCAAGGTGGCCATCGGCTCGGACAAGAGCAACCGCGCAATCACACTGACGGCACGCTCGGGCACCATCACCAAGACGGTGTCGTTCGAGGTGGTTGACAGCATCTCGGGCAGCAAGACCTCGGATCTGGTGGTCACGCTCGACAAGCCCAATCTGACCAACTCCGGCACCGACTCGGTGAACGTCAGCGTCACGGCGCTCGACACCTCGCGCAAGGCCTTGGGCGGCGTGCCGGTGAGCTTCTCGGTCGATGCCAGCGCGGTCGTGACGCCCGAGGGCGGCAAGACCTCCACCGATGCCACCAGCGGCCAGATCAAGGCGGCCGTGACCATCGGTGCGCTGAAGACCAAGCGCAGCATCACCGTGACGGTGAACAGTGGCACGGTGACGCGAAGCATCTCGTTCGATGTCGTTGATGCCGTGGTGACCATTCCCCGCGCCGCTGACCTGACGGTGGTGCTGAGCAGCAACAGCATCCAGGATTCCGGATTGGAAGAGGTCGTTGTTACAGCCACCGCGGTGGATGCTTCGCGCAATGCCTTGGCGGGTATCCCGGTGGCTTTCACCGTGGACCAGAACGCGGTGCTGATTGCCAGCAGCGCATCCACCAACGCACAGGGCCAGGTCACGGCACGGGTCTTGATCGGCTCCGACCGCACCAACCGCCGCGTGACGGTGACGGCAACCAGCGACACCCTGGTGCGCACCGCTGCCTTCCAGGTCAGCGGCGCCAAACTGACCGGCACGGCCGATCCGACGGTGATGAATGTCGGCGATGGTGGCAAGGTCGAATACAAGCTGCGCGACGTCAACAACAATGGCCTGGCTCAGGTGCCCATCACCATTACCGGTCCGGGCAGCCTGATCACCAATGCGGTGACCGACGACAACGGCACTTACCTGTTCAGCTACACCGCCCCGGCGGCGGCGGGCAGCTATGACATCAAGGCCAACTCGGGCGGTGCTCCGGTCAACTTGCAGACGATTCTGGTCAGCACTGGGTCGATTCCGGCTGCCACCGGACCGGTGGTCTCGGCCGCGCTGTCGCTGGAGTCGAATGTGGTCAAGGTCAACACGGTCGGCAATGCCAACCGGATTGATGTGCGGGCCCTGTTCCTCGGCAACAACAACAAGGCCATCAAGGATGTGCGGGTGCGCTTCAAGGTCGATCCGACCAATGCGGTCGGCGGCACCTTCTCGATCGGCGCCGGCACCAGCTATTCGGACATCAATGGGGTGGCCACCACGGCCTACATCCCCGGTTCGCGCTCCAGCCCGACCGACGGCCTGCGCCTGCGCGCCTGCTATGACCTGATCGACTTTCCTGACTTTGCGGACGATGCACCCTGTCCTGGCACCTCCAAAGAGATCAGCGTCAAGCTGACGGTGGTGTCCGAGGCCTTGTCGGTGACCATAGGCACCAACGAGACCATCGAAGTCGGACCCAGCAACCTGACCTATATCCAGAAGTTCGTGCTGCTGGTGGTCGACTCTGCGGGCAATGCGATGCCCAATGTGCAGATCACGCCGTCCATTGACCTGCTGGCCTATGGCAAGGGCTTCTACACCTGGAATGCGGCGCAATCAGCCTGGATTCCGACCGTGACCGCCCGTTGCCTCAGCGAGGATGTGAATCGAAATGGCTCGGTCGATGCTGGTGAAGACATCAACGGCAATGGATCACTCGATCCACGCAAGTCGGATGCGGCGATCAGCATGGTCGGCTCGACCAAGACCGACGCCAATGGCTCGGCCATCCTGAAGGTCGAGTATCCGAAGAGCCATGCCTCCTGGGTCTCATTCAAGATCTCTGCCGCCGCTTTCGGTGTGCTGAGCCCGCCGGCGGTGTACTCCGGTCTGCTGCCGGCCGATGCCAAGGCCATCAAGACCGAGACGCCACCCCCGGCCTTTGTGGTCAGCCCCTACGGCATCGTCGGTAGCTGTACCGATCCGAACTGA
- a CDS encoding shikimate kinase, translating to MCFSLVGMPGCGKSTVGRQLARLLGTTFIDLDAEIERKLGEAIRPFFEREGEAAFRALEHEALADLLKVPAEWVLATGGGAVLRDDNRALLHAHSTVLYLRSSPEELFRRLRHDTQRPLLQVNNPLGKLRELFQQRDPLYRRTAHFLIETGRPSVNSLVNMILMQLELAGLVDNQRVPSSVQPRPELQR from the coding sequence CTGTGCTTTTCGCTGGTGGGCATGCCCGGATGCGGCAAGTCCACCGTCGGGCGGCAGCTGGCGCGTTTGCTGGGCACGACCTTCATCGATCTGGATGCCGAGATCGAGCGGAAACTGGGCGAAGCGATTCGCCCTTTTTTTGAGCGCGAAGGCGAGGCGGCCTTTCGTGCCCTTGAGCATGAAGCCCTGGCGGATTTGCTGAAGGTGCCGGCCGAATGGGTGCTGGCCACTGGCGGCGGCGCCGTGCTGCGGGACGACAACCGCGCGCTGCTCCATGCGCACAGCACCGTGCTCTATCTGCGCTCTTCGCCCGAGGAGTTGTTTCGCCGCCTGCGCCACGACACCCAGCGCCCGCTGCTGCAAGTCAACAATCCGCTGGGCAAGCTGCGCGAACTGTTCCAGCAGCGTGATCCTCTGTACCGGCGTACCGCGCATTTCCTGATCGAAACGGGACGGCCCAGCGTCAATTCGTTGGTCAATATGATTCTGATGCAGCTTGAGCTGGCAGGGCTGGTGGACAACCAGCGCGTGCCGTCCTCGGTGCAGCCAAGGCCGGAACTGCAGCGCTGA
- the aroB gene encoding 3-dehydroquinate synthase, with product MNPARNQPAPAPSPTASVSIALEDRSYQILIAPGLLDSAEAWQDLPRAECALIVSNVTVAPLYLARLQAALKPHYRRIEVLSLPDGEVYKDWTSLNLIIDALLSRGCDRKTVMFALGGGVIGDMTGFAAAVYMRGVPFVQVPTTLLAQVDSSVGGKTAINHPLGKNMVGAFYQPVRVIADLDTLDSLPARELSAGLAEVIKYGPIADADFLSWIELNLDALLARDKVALAHAVRRSCEIKALVVGQDEREQGLRAILNFGHTFGHAIEAGLGYGEWLHGEAVGCGMVMASDLSVRLGLMPAEFLTRMKTLIGRAGLPLVGPRLGVQRYLELMRVDKKAESGEIRFVLIDALGHATMRAAPDALVAEVIAANCA from the coding sequence ATGAATCCAGCCCGCAACCAGCCCGCTCCAGCACCTTCGCCGACAGCCAGCGTTTCGATCGCGCTTGAAGACCGCAGCTACCAGATCCTGATCGCCCCCGGCCTGCTAGACAGCGCCGAGGCGTGGCAGGACTTGCCCAGGGCCGAGTGCGCCCTGATCGTCAGCAATGTGACGGTGGCGCCGCTCTACCTGGCGCGCCTGCAGGCTGCACTCAAGCCCCATTACCGGCGTATCGAGGTGCTGAGCCTGCCTGACGGTGAGGTTTACAAGGACTGGACTTCGCTGAACCTGATCATCGATGCCTTGCTGAGCCGCGGCTGTGATCGCAAGACCGTGATGTTCGCGCTGGGCGGTGGGGTGATCGGTGACATGACCGGTTTTGCCGCCGCTGTTTATATGCGCGGCGTGCCGTTTGTGCAGGTGCCCACCACCCTGCTCGCCCAGGTGGACTCCTCGGTGGGCGGAAAGACGGCCATCAACCACCCGCTGGGCAAGAACATGGTCGGTGCCTTCTACCAACCGGTGCGTGTGATTGCCGACCTGGACACATTGGACAGTTTGCCGGCCCGCGAGCTGTCGGCCGGACTGGCCGAAGTCATCAAGTACGGTCCGATTGCCGATGCCGACTTTCTGAGCTGGATTGAGCTGAACCTGGACGCCCTGCTGGCCCGTGACAAGGTGGCGTTGGCCCATGCGGTGCGACGCTCCTGCGAGATCAAGGCCTTGGTGGTCGGTCAGGATGAGCGCGAGCAAGGCCTGCGCGCCATCCTGAATTTCGGCCACACCTTTGGCCATGCCATTGAGGCCGGCCTGGGTTACGGCGAATGGTTGCATGGCGAGGCCGTGGGTTGCGGCATGGTGATGGCCAGCGATCTTTCGGTGCGCCTGGGTCTGATGCCGGCCGAGTTTCTGACGCGGATGAAGACCTTGATTGGCCGGGCAGGGCTGCCACTGGTCGGGCCACGGCTCGGTGTACAGCGGTATCTGGAGCTGATGCGGGTGGACAAGAAGGCCGAGAGCGGTGAGATCCGTTTCGTGCTGATCGACGCCCTGGGTCATGCGACGATGCGTGCCGCTCCCGATGCCCTGGTCGCCGAGGTGATAGCGGCGAATTGCGCATGA
- a CDS encoding deoxyguanosinetriphosphate triphosphohydrolase produces the protein MPLAPYGCDAAQTRGRRHAEAPAPTRSDYQRDRDRVVHSTAFRRLVYKTQVFLNHEGDLFRTRLTHSLEVAQLGRSIARTLGLNEDLVEAIALAHDLGHTPFGHAGQDALHECMAEFGGFEHNLQSLRVVDELEQRYPDYDGLNLSYETREGILKHCSRTNAIKLEIAEPGGVGRRFLDGSQPSLEAQLCNLADAIAYNAHDVDDGVRSGLLSLEQLDEVELFSRHSQAVRREYPALQGRRLLFEAIRRMLSAQVYDVIDATRASLAASGVGSVAEVRAHAQRLVCFSEPMHEAGNALKRFLFGNLYRHPQVVDTTAMGKQVVRDLFEIYRTDPSGMPSDFTSLGRAERGIADYIAGMTDRFAIREHERLTGRRLF, from the coding sequence ATACCACTCGCGCCCTATGGTTGCGACGCCGCGCAGACGCGCGGCCGCCGACATGCCGAAGCCCCGGCGCCGACCCGCAGCGACTACCAGCGTGACCGTGACCGTGTCGTGCACAGCACGGCCTTTCGGCGCCTGGTCTACAAGACCCAGGTGTTCCTGAACCATGAGGGTGATCTGTTCCGCACCCGGCTGACGCATTCGCTGGAGGTTGCCCAGCTCGGTCGCTCGATCGCCCGCACCCTGGGCCTGAACGAGGACCTGGTCGAGGCCATCGCGCTGGCGCATGACCTGGGCCACACGCCCTTTGGCCATGCCGGCCAGGATGCTCTGCATGAATGCATGGCCGAGTTCGGCGGTTTCGAGCACAACCTGCAGAGCCTGCGCGTCGTCGATGAGCTCGAGCAGCGCTACCCCGACTACGACGGGCTGAACCTGAGCTACGAAACGCGCGAAGGCATCCTCAAGCATTGCTCGCGCACCAATGCCATCAAGCTGGAGATTGCCGAGCCTGGCGGGGTGGGGAGGCGCTTTCTCGATGGCAGCCAGCCCAGCCTGGAGGCTCAGCTGTGCAACCTGGCCGACGCGATTGCCTACAACGCCCATGATGTGGATGACGGCGTGCGCTCGGGTCTGCTGAGCCTGGAGCAGTTGGATGAGGTCGAGCTGTTCAGCCGCCACAGCCAGGCGGTGCGGCGCGAGTACCCGGCGCTGCAGGGGCGGCGCCTGCTGTTCGAGGCCATACGCCGCATGCTGTCGGCCCAGGTTTATGACGTGATCGACGCCACTCGAGCCAGCCTGGCTGCTTCGGGTGTCGGCTCGGTGGCCGAGGTGCGGGCCCATGCCCAGCGTCTGGTCTGTTTCAGTGAGCCGATGCACGAGGCTGGCAATGCGCTCAAGCGCTTCCTGTTCGGCAATCTGTATCGCCACCCCCAGGTGGTCGACACCACGGCCATGGGCAAGCAGGTCGTGCGTGACCTGTTCGAGATCTACCGCACAGATCCCAGCGGCATGCCGTCAGACTTCACCTCGCTGGGCCGCGCCGAACGCGGCATCGCCGACTACATCGCCGGCATGACCGACCGCTTCGCCATTCGCGAACACGAACGCCTCACCGGCCGCCGCCTTTTCTGA
- a CDS encoding transposase, producing MARLPRLVLGGQAHHVIQRGHNRQPVFLEDQDRRKYLEFLREVSATCKVAIHAYVLMDNHVHLLVTPEEADGISRMMQAQGRRYVAWFNHRHGRSGTLWEGRFRASLIDSERYFMTCMRYIDLNPVRAGLVAQCQDFAWSSHGHYIGQRSDTVITEHPLFWALGNTPFERDAAYKALFDTELSAGDEKALTDAALKGWPLGSADFLAQLAGQTDRPLQARKRGRPPAAASKLQTRVELKNDSDPI from the coding sequence ATGGCTCGACTCCCTCGCCTTGTACTGGGCGGCCAAGCCCATCACGTGATCCAGCGTGGTCACAATCGCCAGCCCGTTTTCCTGGAGGACCAGGATCGGCGCAAATACCTTGAGTTCCTGCGCGAGGTTTCGGCCACCTGCAAGGTGGCTATCCATGCCTATGTGCTGATGGACAACCATGTGCACCTGCTAGTCACACCCGAGGAGGCCGATGGCATCAGCCGCATGATGCAGGCCCAGGGGCGGCGCTATGTGGCCTGGTTCAATCATCGCCATGGTCGCAGCGGAACGTTATGGGAAGGACGGTTTCGTGCGTCCCTGATTGATAGTGAGCGCTATTTCATGACCTGCATGCGCTATATCGATCTGAATCCCGTGCGGGCCGGTCTGGTGGCCCAGTGCCAGGACTTCGCCTGGTCCAGCCATGGGCACTACATCGGGCAGCGCAGCGATACCGTCATCACCGAGCATCCGCTCTTCTGGGCGCTGGGCAACACGCCGTTCGAGCGCGATGCGGCGTACAAGGCCTTGTTCGACACCGAGCTGAGCGCAGGCGATGAGAAGGCGCTGACCGATGCTGCGTTGAAAGGCTGGCCATTGGGTTCCGCCGACTTTCTTGCTCAGCTTGCGGGTCAGACCGACAGACCGCTGCAAGCTCGCAAGCGGGGACGACCACCCGCGGCTGCATCCAAGTTGCAAACGAGGGTTGAGTTGAAAAATGACTCCGACCCCATTTAA